A genomic stretch from Mesoplodon densirostris isolate mMesDen1 chromosome 3, mMesDen1 primary haplotype, whole genome shotgun sequence includes:
- the LOC132486674 gene encoding LOW QUALITY PROTEIN: olfactory receptor 7E24-like (The sequence of the model RefSeq protein was modified relative to this genomic sequence to represent the inferred CDS: inserted 1 base in 1 codon; substituted 1 base at 1 genomic stop codon): MPIYLFPFFSSRLFFFQRCPSYREXGNVTSVSEFFLTGLSDDPELQPLLFILFLSLYLVTILGNLLIILAVTSDPHLHTPMYFFLSNLSLVDISFISTTVPKVIVNIQTHSRVISYEAXLTQMSFFILFVCMDGMLLTAMAYDRFVAICHPLRYQIIMNPRLCCFLVLVSFFVSFLDSQVHNLIVLQVACFKNVEISNFFCDPSQLLKLACSDTLTNNIVLYFFGATYAFLLFSGIFFSYYKILLSILRVPSSGRMYKAFSTCGSHLAVVCIFYGTSLGVYLSSAISQSPRKETVASVVYTVVTPMLNPFIYSLRNRDIKKDMWRFLSKTF, translated from the exons ATGCCCATttacttgtttccttttttttccagccgtcttttctttttccaaaggtGTCCAAGCTACAGAG CTGGAAATGTAACAAGTGTTTCAGAATTCTTCCTCACAGGCCTCTCAGATGATCCAGAACTGCAGCCTTTGCTCTTTATCCTGTTCCTGTCCTTGTACCTGGTCACCATATTGGGGAACCTGCTCATCATCCTGGCTGTTACCTCTGACCCCCACCTTCACACCCCCATGTACTTCTTCCTCTCCAACCTGTCCTTGGTTGACATCAGTTTCATCTCCACCACTGTCCCCAAGGTGATTGTGAACATCCAAACTCATAGCAGAGTCATCTCCTATGAAGCCTGACTGACACAGATgtctttttttatcctttttgtgtgtatggatGGTATGCTTCTGACTGCAATGGCTTATGACAGGTTTGTGGCCATCTGTCACCCACTGCGCTACCAGATCATCATGAACCCACGCCTCTGTTGCTTTTTAGTTTTGGTGTCATTTTTTGTTAGCTTTTTGGACTCCCAGGTGCACAATTTGATTGTGTTACAAGTTGCCTGCTTTAAGAATGTGGAAATTTCTAATTTCTTCTGTGACCCTTCTCAACTCCTCAAGCTTGCCTGTTCTGACACTCTCACCAATAACATAGTCCTGTATTTTTTTGGTGCCACCtatgcttttctccttttctcagggATCTTTTTCTCTTACTATaaaattcttttgtccattctaaGAGTCCCCTCATCAGGTCGAATGTATAAAGCCTTCTCCACCTGTGGCTCTCACCTGGCAGTTGTTTGCATATTTTATGGAACAAGCCTTGGTGTGTACCTCAGCTCAGCCATCTCACAATCTCCCAGGAAGGAAACAGTGGCCTCGGTAGTGTACACTGTGGTCACTCCCATGCTGAACCCCTTCATCTACAGTCTGAGGAACAGAGACATCAAAAAGGACATGTGGAGGTTCCTCAGCAAAACTTTCTGA